In one Mycobacterium heckeshornense genomic region, the following are encoded:
- a CDS encoding DoxX family membrane protein, whose protein sequence is MSTDRAAASGTVAGGQLKDPSFQAYALLRTLFTVAPILFGLDKFVNLLTHPDHWSKYLAGWIDGIVPGNADQCMYVVGVVEIAAGVLVAIAPRIGAWVVAAWLAGIIVNLLTLSGYYDIALRDFGLLVSAVALARLADGVHRAHTARTAT, encoded by the coding sequence ATGAGCACCGATCGCGCCGCCGCTTCCGGCACCGTTGCCGGCGGCCAGCTCAAGGACCCGTCGTTTCAGGCATACGCGCTGCTGCGCACGCTCTTCACGGTCGCGCCGATCCTGTTCGGGCTGGACAAGTTCGTCAACCTGCTCACCCACCCGGACCACTGGAGCAAATACCTGGCCGGCTGGATCGACGGCATCGTCCCGGGCAACGCCGACCAGTGCATGTACGTCGTCGGCGTCGTCGAAATCGCCGCGGGCGTGCTCGTCGCGATCGCGCCGCGCATCGGCGCGTGGGTGGTGGCGGCGTGGCTGGCAGGCATCATCGTCAACCTGCTGACCCTGTCGGGCTATTACGACATTGCGCTGCGCGACTTCGGTCTGCTGGTCTCCGCCGTCGCACTGGCCCGGCTGGCTGACGGTGTGCATCGCGCCCACACCGCGCGGACCGCAACATAA